In the genome of Pseudanabaena mucicola str. Chao 1806, the window GTGACTTGTCTGGAATGGGCTTGGCAAGAGCGTAATGACTTTTTTATTGGCGCAAATCTTACGATTTATTTTAGTCGTCAACAATTAAAAAATCGTGATTTTCGAAGACCAGACTTTTTTCTCGTTAAAAACACCCCTAGACATCCTCGCAATTCTTGGGTGGTGAATGAAGTTACTTGGTATTGTTCAAGATTAACTTGATGCCATCAATGGGACTGAAATAGATCAACATATTGCCGAGCGATCGCCACGGGATCGTAAGTATGTCTAATCAGTTGGATTGTATCGCTGTTTGGCAAGTAGCGATCGCGATTTTTGAGCATTTCTGTCAGGCGATTGCACCACTCATCGACATTCGTTGGATGCTGCACATATTCAGATAAATTCATAGTTACTTCAGGAATTGCAGTACAGCGAGTTGTCAATACTGGTAGACCCATGCCCATGGCTTCTACAGGAGGCATTCCAAAACCTTCAAATAATGATGGGAAAGCGAATAGATGAGCATGGCGATAGTACCAAGCCAACTCGCGATCGCTAATATAGCCAGTAATATAAACCCGATCTTCTAAATTAAGATCCTTGACTAACTGCTGAATATCATCACAGCGATCGCGCCGCATTCCTATTAGAGATTCTGGCAATTGTCCAACTAAGACTAGTTTCAATTGACTTGTATCATCAGATATTTTGGCAAAAGCTTTGACTAGAGTTGCTAAATTTTTATGTTGATAATGATTGGCAACTGCAAGAATAAAAGGATGATTAACTAATTCATTTCTTGGGAAAGTTTTCCCGACTTGAACGACTATTTGATCTTTTATTATATCTTGATGATTAAATACTTGTGTATCTAGTCGATCCCATAAAATAGGAGTATAAATAACTTTGATATCATGTTTAGAATGATAAGATTGTTTGATATCTTGTCTAACAAAATTAGAGATTGTAACAGTATACTTGGCATTGCTTAGGGTGAACTGATGTATCAAGTACAGCCATAGCCTTTTTTGCCAAGAAAATAAATCTGGAAAGTGCAAATAATTCAGATCGTAAATTATCGTCACACAATTTATATTTAGTAATAATCGCCAAGGGGTAAAGTAGTTGGTATTAATT includes:
- a CDS encoding glycosyltransferase family 4 protein: MKIGINSLFLKPQLVGGAEFVLRGLLIGLAQISNIELYIFINQDLSQWVNELNLGKSVKIVPIKIWGNRFISEAFQLPFLVNQLNLDGLINTNYFTPWRLLLNINCVTIIYDLNYLHFPDLFSWQKRLWLYLIHQFTLSNAKYTVTISNFVRQDIKQSYHSKHDIKVIYTPILWDRLDTQVFNHQDIIKDQIVVQVGKTFPRNELVNHPFILAVANHYQHKNLATLVKAFAKISDDTSQLKLVLVGQLPESLIGMRRDRCDDIQQLVKDLNLEDRVYITGYISDRELAWYYRHAHLFAFPSLFEGFGMPPVEAMGMGLPVLTTRCTAIPEVTMNLSEYVQHPTNVDEWCNRLTEMLKNRDRYLPNSDTIQLIRHTYDPVAIARQYVDLFQSH